One Panicum virgatum strain AP13 chromosome 9K, P.virgatum_v5, whole genome shotgun sequence genomic region harbors:
- the LOC120649193 gene encoding GATA transcription factor 16-like isoform X2: MAPVMDSSVEKGSGSADPDERPAAGEPKACTECHTTKTPLWRGGPCGPMSLCNACGIRYRKKRREALGLDANKSGAAEQQHQQRKKKATATASKREREKEAETDEVTVELRTVGFGKEVVLKQRRRMRRRRRLGEEERAAILLMALSSGVVYA; this comes from the exons ATGGCGCCCGTGATGGACTCCTCGGTAGAGAAG GGGAGCGGGTCCGCGGATCCGGACGagcgcccggccgccggcgagcccaagGCCTGCACCGAGTGCCACACCACCAAGACCCCGCTCTGGCGCGGGGGGCCCTGCGGACCCATG TCGCTGTGCAACGCGTGCGGGATCCGGTATCGGAAGAAGAGAAGGGAGGCGCTGGGCCTCGACGCCAACAAGTCCGGCGCCGccgagcagcagcaccagcagcggaagaagaaggccaccgccaccgcctccaagagggagagggaaaaggagGCGGAGACGGATGAGGTCACCGTAGAGCTCCGCACGGTGGGGTTCGGCAAGGAGGTGGTGCtcaagcagcggcggcggatgcgccggaggaggcgcctcggcgaggaggagcgcgcaGCCATCCTGCTCATGGCCCTCTCCTCCGGCGTCGTGTACGCCTGa
- the LOC120649193 gene encoding GATA transcription factor 16-like isoform X1, with amino-acid sequence MAPVMDSSVEKQGSGSADPDERPAAGEPKACTECHTTKTPLWRGGPCGPMSLCNACGIRYRKKRREALGLDANKSGAAEQQHQQRKKKATATASKREREKEAETDEVTVELRTVGFGKEVVLKQRRRMRRRRRLGEEERAAILLMALSSGVVYA; translated from the exons ATGGCGCCCGTGATGGACTCCTCGGTAGAGAAG CAGGGGAGCGGGTCCGCGGATCCGGACGagcgcccggccgccggcgagcccaagGCCTGCACCGAGTGCCACACCACCAAGACCCCGCTCTGGCGCGGGGGGCCCTGCGGACCCATG TCGCTGTGCAACGCGTGCGGGATCCGGTATCGGAAGAAGAGAAGGGAGGCGCTGGGCCTCGACGCCAACAAGTCCGGCGCCGccgagcagcagcaccagcagcggaagaagaaggccaccgccaccgcctccaagagggagagggaaaaggagGCGGAGACGGATGAGGTCACCGTAGAGCTCCGCACGGTGGGGTTCGGCAAGGAGGTGGTGCtcaagcagcggcggcggatgcgccggaggaggcgcctcggcgaggaggagcgcgcaGCCATCCTGCTCATGGCCCTCTCCTCCGGCGTCGTGTACGCCTGa